A DNA window from Acinetobacter sp. 10FS3-1 contains the following coding sequences:
- a CDS encoding amino acid permease has product MSETQHSPQLQRKLSARHLNMIAIGGSIGTGLFLASGATIANAGPGGALMAYALIGIMIYFLMTSLGELATHNPTSGAFFTYGTKYVEGGFGFALGWNYWYNWAITVAFELVAVQFIMKFWFPDIPGFYWSAIFLTVVFGINALTVKGFGESEFLFSLVKVLAIIVFIIIGIFMIFKIMMTPEVSVFGNWSKGEAPFVGGLSALIGVAMIAGFSFQGTEMVGVAAGESKDPKKTIPIAIKQIFWRILLFYIVCIFIIGTLIAYDDPRLLQAAATDNIALSPFTLLYEQAGFAFAASVMNAVILTAILSAGNSGMYSSTRMLFDMARKGSAPKIFGLLDARGVPMNALYATTAIAALCFLTTFIGEEQVFNWLLNMSGMCGFIVWLGIAVSHYRFRKGYIAQGYKLDELAYRAKFFPFAPWFAFTLCAIVVLGQNYQAVLEGEWLAVLSTYIGILLFLVIWLGYKWKYNTKLISYQEMDVQPMKVDRNE; this is encoded by the coding sequence ACACAGTCCACAGCTGCAGCGTAAGCTGAGTGCTCGTCATTTGAACATGATTGCCATCGGCGGTTCCATTGGTACCGGTTTGTTCCTGGCCTCAGGAGCAACTATTGCAAATGCCGGACCTGGGGGTGCGCTCATGGCCTATGCCTTAATCGGCATCATGATTTACTTTCTGATGACCAGCTTAGGCGAACTTGCCACACACAACCCGACATCTGGTGCATTTTTCACCTACGGCACCAAATATGTGGAAGGCGGTTTTGGTTTTGCACTGGGCTGGAACTACTGGTACAACTGGGCAATTACTGTTGCTTTTGAACTGGTTGCAGTTCAGTTCATCATGAAATTCTGGTTTCCGGATATTCCCGGCTTCTATTGGAGCGCCATTTTCCTGACCGTGGTCTTTGGAATTAATGCCTTGACCGTTAAAGGTTTTGGTGAATCTGAATTCCTCTTCTCGCTGGTTAAGGTTCTTGCCATTATCGTGTTCATCATCATTGGCATCTTCATGATTTTCAAAATTATGATGACGCCTGAGGTAAGCGTCTTTGGAAATTGGAGCAAGGGAGAAGCCCCCTTTGTAGGGGGATTATCGGCCCTTATTGGTGTGGCGATGATTGCCGGATTCTCTTTTCAGGGTACTGAAATGGTGGGAGTGGCAGCGGGAGAATCCAAAGATCCGAAAAAGACCATTCCAATTGCCATCAAACAGATTTTCTGGCGTATCTTGCTATTTTATATCGTCTGTATTTTCATTATCGGCACCTTGATTGCCTATGATGATCCACGTCTTTTACAGGCTGCCGCTACAGATAATATTGCGCTTTCACCCTTTACCCTTCTGTATGAGCAGGCCGGTTTTGCTTTTGCAGCCAGTGTGATGAATGCCGTGATTCTAACTGCAATTTTATCGGCAGGTAACTCTGGCATGTATTCCTCTACCCGCATGTTATTTGATATGGCACGTAAAGGCAGTGCACCAAAAATATTTGGCCTACTCGATGCTCGTGGTGTACCCATGAACGCGCTCTATGCCACCACAGCGATTGCCGCCTTATGTTTCTTGACGACTTTTATCGGTGAAGAACAAGTATTTAACTGGCTGTTAAATATGTCAGGCATGTGTGGTTTTATTGTCTGGCTAGGAATTGCAGTTTCGCATTACCGCTTCCGCAAAGGCTATATTGCACAAGGCTATAAACTGGATGAGCTGGCTTATCGTGCCAAGTTCTTCCCTTTCGCACCTTGGTTTGCATTTACGCTCTGTGCCATTGTGGTTCTCGGTCAGAATTATCAGGCGGTTCTGGAAGGAGAATGGCTGGCCGTATTGTCAACTTATATCGGCATTCTGTTATTCCTGGTCATCTGGCTGGGCTATAAATGGAAATACAATACCAAGCTGATTTCCTATCAGGAAATGGATGTGCAACCTATGAAAGTTGATCGGAATGAATAA
- a CDS encoding peptidase C39, with amino-acid sequence MSVEIPEDLQKLEANSGIFAIWMIFHHYGIDLHIPDLVQLTCHDTEMGASSIALAVALSTLGLDVNFYTEPDLDKQPIEVDFYQKAEKLKLPVHEFPLAYADIQAYVEQGTFVIVFYDTLEGVGNHSLIYDINANEISFFDSFEPMSKEVFEQQRQVGGICQQVIVIDDRHFVMRHN; translated from the coding sequence ATGAGTGTGGAAATTCCTGAGGATTTGCAAAAGCTGGAGGCCAATAGCGGAATTTTTGCAATCTGGATGATCTTTCATCATTATGGTATCGATTTACATATTCCAGACTTGGTGCAATTGACTTGCCATGATACTGAGATGGGAGCTTCGAGTATTGCATTAGCAGTGGCTTTAAGTACACTCGGATTGGATGTGAACTTCTATACAGAACCCGATCTCGATAAACAACCGATAGAAGTCGACTTTTATCAGAAAGCCGAAAAACTCAAACTTCCTGTGCACGAGTTTCCTCTTGCTTATGCGGATATTCAAGCTTATGTAGAACAGGGCACTTTTGTTATTGTGTTTTATGACACTTTAGAGGGTGTGGGAAATCATTCTTTAATTTATGACATCAATGCAAATGAAATCAGCTTCTTTGATAGTTTTGAGCCAATGTCCAAAGAGGTGTTTGAACAGCAGCGCCAAGTAGGGGGGATTTGTCAGCAGGTCATTGTGATTGATGACCGTCATTTTGTCATGCGGCATAATTAA
- the omp38 gene encoding outer membrane protein Omp38, protein MKMSRIALAMLVAAPFAAANAGVTVTPLMLGYTFQDTQHNNGGNDGELLNPSQGEMQDDLFVGAAIGVELTPWLGFEAEYSQVKGDVDYAASGAEYKGQNIAGNFYATSDVFTGNYDSKVKPYMLLGAGHYKYEFDGVDRGTRGDEEEGTLGNAGIGAFWHINDALALRTEARGTYHFDEKFWNYTALAGLNVVLGGRLKPAAPVVEVAPVEPVAPVAPAPQELTEDLNMELRVFFDTNKSNIKDQYKPEIAKVAEKLVEYPNATARIEGHTDNTGPRALNERLSLARANSVKSALVNEYNVDAARLSTQGFAWDQPIADNNTKEGRAMNRRVFATITGSRTVLVEGEQQTAQ, encoded by the coding sequence ATGAAAATGAGTCGTATTGCTTTAGCAATGCTTGTAGCAGCTCCTTTTGCTGCTGCAAACGCAGGCGTAACTGTTACTCCACTAATGTTAGGTTACACATTCCAAGACACCCAGCACAACAATGGCGGTAATGACGGTGAGTTATTAAATCCATCTCAAGGTGAAATGCAAGACGATTTATTCGTTGGTGCTGCGATTGGTGTTGAATTAACTCCATGGTTAGGTTTTGAAGCTGAATATAGCCAAGTTAAAGGCGATGTAGATTATGCAGCTTCTGGTGCAGAATACAAAGGTCAGAACATTGCAGGTAACTTCTATGCAACTTCTGATGTATTCACTGGTAACTATGACAGCAAAGTAAAGCCATACATGCTTTTAGGTGCTGGTCACTACAAATATGAATTCGATGGCGTAGATCGCGGTACTCGTGGTGATGAAGAAGAAGGTACTCTAGGTAACGCGGGTATCGGTGCGTTCTGGCACATCAACGATGCATTGGCACTACGTACTGAAGCTCGTGGTACTTACCACTTTGACGAAAAATTCTGGAACTATACAGCGCTTGCTGGTCTTAACGTAGTTCTAGGTGGCCGTCTGAAACCAGCTGCTCCAGTTGTAGAAGTTGCTCCGGTTGAGCCAGTAGCTCCAGTAGCTCCAGCTCCACAAGAGTTGACTGAAGACCTGAACATGGAACTTCGCGTATTCTTTGATACTAACAAGTCAAACATCAAAGACCAGTACAAGCCAGAAATCGCTAAAGTTGCTGAGAAACTGGTTGAATATCCAAACGCAACTGCACGTATCGAAGGTCACACTGACAACACTGGTCCACGTGCATTGAACGAACGTTTATCTCTAGCTCGTGCTAACTCTGTGAAGTCTGCACTTGTAAACGAATACAACGTTGATGCAGCTCGTTTGTCTACTCAAGGTTTCGCTTGGGATCAACCGATTGCTGACAACAACACTAAAGAAGGTCGTGCTATGAACCGTCGCGTATTCGCGACAATCACTGGTAGCCGTACTGTACTAGTGGAAGGCGAACAGCAAACAGCTCAATAA